A window of Planctomycetaceae bacterium contains these coding sequences:
- a CDS encoding DUF1501 domain-containing protein, which translates to MADSANPLSPLQPHFEPRAKRVILLFMPGGASHVDGFDPKPDLRSHHGRDAGRGRVYTGSHWGHHRCGSNGTLVSDLFPHIGSCMDDICLIRSMHGDKGDHFEATLSMHSGTMAEALPGIGAWVSYGLGTENPNLPSHVVFAEALPYAGAQSWDSNFLPAYHQGTRIVPGSEPISNLNPDPLTGAMQSKELAMLQKLNQRHFASRSDDSTLGARMYSFDAAVGLQQKAPEVFDMSEESDETLALYGIKRDDTKSFGWQCLAARRMSERGVRFVEVVDKGNWDAHSNMKGYSRLAGNTDQAIAGLLKDLKQRGQLEETLVVWCTEFGRTPSAKKTAMDGRDHYKDAFTCWLAGGGSRGGHVYGATDDMGEKIIENPAHIHDFHATIMHLLGFDHTKLTYHFSGRDYRLTGLAGNVIHDVIV; encoded by the coding sequence ATGGCTGACAGTGCCAACCCACTGTCACCGCTGCAGCCTCATTTCGAACCCAGGGCGAAACGCGTCATTTTGCTGTTCATGCCTGGTGGCGCATCGCATGTGGATGGATTTGATCCGAAGCCGGACCTGCGATCTCACCATGGCAGAGATGCCGGACGCGGACGAGTCTACACAGGCAGTCACTGGGGACATCATCGCTGCGGTTCGAACGGGACACTTGTCAGCGATCTGTTTCCTCACATCGGCAGCTGCATGGATGATATTTGTTTGATTCGGTCGATGCATGGCGACAAGGGTGATCACTTCGAAGCCACGCTGAGTATGCACAGCGGCACAATGGCCGAAGCTCTGCCCGGCATCGGAGCATGGGTGAGTTATGGCTTGGGGACGGAGAATCCGAATCTGCCGTCGCATGTGGTGTTCGCCGAGGCCCTGCCATACGCCGGAGCTCAGTCGTGGGACAGTAACTTCCTGCCTGCCTATCACCAGGGGACGCGGATTGTTCCCGGCAGTGAACCGATTTCAAACCTGAATCCTGACCCGCTGACAGGCGCGATGCAAAGCAAAGAACTTGCGATGCTTCAGAAGCTGAATCAGCGACACTTCGCCTCGCGTTCAGATGATTCGACGCTTGGGGCTCGCATGTACTCATTTGATGCAGCGGTTGGTCTGCAGCAAAAGGCCCCTGAGGTGTTCGATATGTCAGAGGAATCTGACGAGACTCTGGCGCTTTACGGCATCAAACGCGACGACACAAAGAGTTTCGGGTGGCAGTGTCTGGCGGCGCGACGAATGAGTGAACGTGGCGTGCGATTTGTTGAAGTTGTTGACAAAGGCAATTGGGATGCACACAGCAACATGAAAGGCTACAGCAGGCTGGCCGGGAATACCGATCAGGCCATTGCTGGTCTCCTGAAGGATCTGAAGCAACGCGGTCAACTCGAGGAAACACTCGTCGTCTGGTGTACCGAATTTGGCCGAACTCCATCGGCAAAAAAGACAGCGATGGATGGGCGAGATCACTACAAAGATGCATTCACCTGCTGGTTGGCTGGCGGTGGAAGCAGGGGCGGCCATGTGTATGGTGCAACAGACGACATGGGCGAGAAAATCATCGAGAACCCGGCCCATATCCACGATTTTCATGCGACCATCATGCACCTTCTCGGCTTTGATCACACGAAGCTGACCTACCACTTCAGCGGTCGGGACTACCGTCTGACCGGTCTGGCCGGGAACGTCATTCACGATGTGATTGTCTGA